One Loxodonta africana isolate mLoxAfr1 chromosome 6, mLoxAfr1.hap2, whole genome shotgun sequence DNA window includes the following coding sequences:
- the LOC135231577 gene encoding basic proline-rich protein-like, which produces PPPPPPPPPRPPPPPPPPPPPPPPPPPPPPPPPPPPPPPPPPPPPPPPPPPPPPPPPPPPPPPPPPPPPPPPPPPPPPPPPPPPPPPPPPPPPPPPPPPPPPPPPPPPPPPPPPPPPPPPPPLPPPPPPPPPPPRPPPPTPPPPPPPPPPPPPPPPPPPPPPPPPPPPPPPPSPPPPPPPPPLPPPPPPPPPPPPPPPPPPPPPPPPPPPPPPPPPPPPPPPPPPPPPPPPPPPPPPPPPPPPPPPPPPPPPPPPPPPPPPPAPPPPPPPPPPPPPPPPPPPPPPPPPPPPPPPPPPPPPPPPPPPPPPPPPPPPPPPPPPPPPPPPPPPPPPPPPPPPPPPPPPPPPPPPPPPPPPPPPPPPPPPPPPSPPPPPPPPPPPPPPPPPPPPPPPPPPPPPPPPPPPPPPPPPPPPPPPPPPPPPPPPPPPPPPPPPPPPLPPPPPPPPPPPPPPLPPPPPPPPPPPPPPPPTPPPPPPPPPPPPPPPPPPPPPPPPPPPPPPPPPP; this is translated from the exons ccacctccaccaccaccaccacctccacgaccacctccaccacctccacctccacctccaccacctccaccaccaccacctccaccaccacctccaccaccacctccacctccaccaccacctccacctccaccacctccaccaccaccaccacctccaccaccacctccaccacctccacctccaccacctccacctccacctccaccacctccacctccacctccaccaccgccaccaccacctccaccacctccacctccacctccacctccacctccacctccacctccacctccacctccacctccacctccacctccaccaccaccacctccacctccaccaccacctccacctccaccacttccaccacctccacctccaccaccacctccaccacgtCCACCTCCACCaacacctccacctccaccaccacctccaccacctccaccaccaccaccaccacctccacctccaccaccacctccacctccaccaccacctccacctccatcaccacctccacctccaccacctccacctctaccaccacctccacctccacctccacctccaccacctccaccacctccaccaccaccaccaccacctccaccacctccacctccacctccacctccaccacctccacctccaccaccacctccaccaccacctccaccacctccacctccaccaccacctccacctccacctccaccaccacctccaccacctccacctccaccaccacctccacctccaccaccacctccaccacctgcaccacctccaccaccacctccaccacctccacccccacctccacctccacctccaccacctccacctccaccaccacctccacctccacctccacctccaccacctccacctccaccaccacctccacctccacctccaccacctccaccaccacctccacctccacctccaccacctccacctccacctccac cacctccacctccaccaccacctccacctccaccacctccaccaccaccaccacctccaccaccacctccaccacctccacctccacctccacctccaccacctccaccaccacctccaccaccttcacctccacctccaccaccacctccacctccaccacctccaccaccaccacctccaccaccacctccaccacctccacctccacctccacctcctccacctccacctccaccacctccacctccacctccaccaccgccaccaccacctccaccacctccacctccacctccacctccacctccacctccacctccacctccacctctaccaccaccacctccacctccaccaccacctccacctccaccacttccaccacctccacctccaccaccacctccaccacctccacctccaccaacacctccacctccaccaccacctccaccacctccacctccaccaccaccaccaccacctccacctccaccaccaccaccaccacctccacctccaccaccacct
- the LOC135231584 gene encoding basic proline-rich protein-like — translation PPPPPPPPPPPPPPPPPPPPPPPPPPPPPPPPPPPPPPPPPPPPPPPPPPPPPSPPPPPPPPPPPPPPPPPPPPPPPPPPPPPPPPPPPPPAPPPPPPPPPPPPPPPPPPPPPPPPPPPPPTPPPPPPPPPPPPPPPPPPPPPPPPPPPSPPPPPPPPPPPPPPPPPPPPPPSPPSPPPPPPPPPPPPPPPPPPPPPPPPPPPPPPPPPPPPSPPPPPPPPPPPPPPPPPPPPAPPPPPPPPPPPPPPPPPPPPPPPPPPPPPPPPPPPPPPPPPPPPPPPPPPPPPPPPPPPPPPPPPPPLPPPPPPPPPPPPPPPPTPPPPPPPPPPPPPPPPPPPPPPPPPPPPPPPPPPPPPPPPLPPPPPPPPPPPLPPPPPPPPPPPPPPPPPPPPPPPPPPPPPPPPPPPPPPPPPPPPPPPPPPPPPPPPPPPPPPPPPPPPPPPPPPPPPPPPPPPPPPPPPPPPPPAPPPPPPPPPPPPPPPPPPPPPPPPPPPPPTPPPPPPPLPPPPLPLPPSLPPPPPPLPPPVSPPPPPRPPPPPPPPPPPPPPPPPPPPSPPPPPPPPPPPPPPPPPPPPPPPPPPPPPPPPPPPPPPPPSPPPPPPPPPPPPPAPPPPPPPPPPPPPPPPPPPPPPPPPPPPPPPPPPPPPPPPPPPPPPPPPPPPPPPPPPPPPPPPPPPPPPPPPPPPPPPLPPPPPPPPPPPPPPTPPPPPPPPPPPPPPPPPPPPPPPPPPPPPPPPPPPPPPPPPPPPLPPPPPPPPPPPLPPPPPPPPPPPPPPPPPPPPPPPPPPPPPPLPPPPPPPPPPPPPPPPPPPPPPPPPPPPPPPPPPPPPPPPPPPPPPPPPPPPPPPPPPPPPPPPPPPPPPTPPPPPPPPPPPPPPPPPPPPPPPPPPPPPPPPPPPPPPPPPPPPPPTPPPPTPPPPPPPPPPPPPPPPPPTPPPPTPPPPPPPPPPPPPPPPPPPPPPPPPPPPPPPPPLPPSPPPPPPPPPPPPPPPPPPPPPPPPPPPPPPPPPPPPPPPPPPTPPPPPPPPPPPPPPPPPPPPPPPPPPPPPPPPPPPPPPPPTPPPPTPPPPPPPPPPPPPPPPPPPAPPPPPPPPPPPPPPPPPPPPPSPPPPLVPPLPPPPPPPPSPPPPPPPSAPPPPPPPPPPHHLHLHHLHLHHHHLHLHVHYHLQHHHH, via the exons cctccaccaccaccaccacctccacctccacctccaccacctccaccacctccaccaccaccaccacctccaccacctccacctccacctccacctccaccacctccacctccaccaccacctccaccaccacctccaccacctccacctccaccaccatctccacctccacctccaccaccacctccacctccacctccaccaccacctccaccacctccaccacctccacctccaccaccacctccacctccaccaccacctccaccacctgcaccacctccaccaccacctccaccacctccacccccacctccacctccacctccaccacctccacctccacctccacctccacctccaacaccacctccacctccaccacc CCCGCCACCGCCTCCGCCTCCGCCAccgcctccacctccaccaccgcctccacctccaccatctccacctccacctccacctccacctccacctccacctccacctccacctccacctccacctccaccatcaccaccttcacctccacctccaccaccacctccacctccaccacctccaccacctccacctccacctccacctccaccacctccaccaccaccacctccaccaccacctccaccaccttcacctccacctccaccaccacctccacctccaccacctccaccacctccaccaccaccaccagctccaccaccacctccaccacctccacctccacctccaccacctccacctccacctccaccaccgccaccaccacctccaccacctccacctccacctccacctccacctccacctccacctccacctccacctccacctccacctccacctccacctccaccaccaccacctccacctccaccaccacctccacctccaccacttccaccacctccacctccaccaccacctccaccacctccacctccaccaacacctccacctccaccaccacctccaccacctccacctccaccaccaccaccaccacctccacctccaccaccaccaccacctccacctccaccaccacctccacctccaccacctccacctctaccaccacctccacctccaccacctccaccacctctaccacctccacctccaccaccaccaccacctccacctccacctccaccacctccaccacctccaccaccaccaccacctccaccacctccacctccacctccacctccaccacctccacctccaccaccacctccaccaccacctccaccacctccacctccaccaccacctccacctccacctccaccaccacctccacctccacctccaccaccacctccaccacctccaccacctccacctccaccaccacctccacctccaccaccacctccaccacctgcaccacctccaccaccacctccaccacctccacccccacctccacctccacctccaccacctccacctccacctccacctccacctccaacaccacctccacctccaccaccactaccacctccaCCTCTACCACTACCTCCatctctaccaccaccaccacctccactaccaccacctgtatcaccacctccacctccacgtCCGCCTCCGCCTCCGCCACCGCCAccgcctccacctccaccaccgcctccacctccaccatctccacctccacctccacctccacctccacctccacctccaccacctccacctccaccaccaccaccaccacctccacctccaccaccaccacctccacctccaccaccacctccaccaccttcacctccacctccacctccaccacctccaccaccaccaccagctccaccaccacctccaccacctccacctccacctccaccacctccacctccacctccaccaccgccaccaccacctccaccacctccacctccacctccacctccacctccacctccacctccacctccacctccacctccacctccacctccacctccacctccacctccacctccaccaccaccacctccacctccaccaccacctccacctccaccaccacctccacctccaccacttccaccacctccacctccaccacctccacctccacctccaccaacacctccacctccaccaccacctccaccacctccacctccaccaccaccaccaccacctccacctccaccaccacctccacctccaccaccacctccacctccaccaccacctccacctccaccacctccacctctaccaccacctccacctccaccacctccaccacctctaccacctccacctccaccaccaccaccacctccacctccacctccaccacctccaccaccaccaccacctccaccacctccaccaccacctctaccacctccacctccaccaccaccaccacctccacctccacctccaccacctccaccacctccacctccacctccacctccacctccacctccaccgcCTCCGCCTCCGCCtccgccaccgccaccaccacctccaccacctccaccaccgcctCCACCACCGCCTCCGCCACCGCCTCCGCCTCCGCCTCCGCCTCCGCCACCACCTCCaacacctccacctccaccaccacctccacctccaccacctccacctccacctccacctccaccacctccaccaccacctccaccacccccaccaccacctccaccacctccaccaccacctccacctccaccacctccaccaacaCCTCCACCTCcaactccaccaccacctccaccacctccacctccacctccacctccaccacctccaccaacaCCTCCACCTCcaactccaccaccacctccacctccacctccaccacctccaccaccaccacctccaccacctccaccaccacctccacctccaccaccacctccaccaccacctctaccaccttcaccacctccaccacctccacctccaccaccacctccaccacctccacctccaccacctccacctccacccccaccaccacctccaccaccacctccaccaccacctccacctccaccacctccaccaacacctccacctccaccacctccaccaccacctccaccacctccaccaccacctccaccacccccaccaccacctccaccacctccaccaccacctccacctccacctccaccacctccaccaacaCCTCCACCTCcaactccaccaccacctccacctccaccacctccacctccaccaccacctccacctccaccagcacctccacctccaccaccacctccaccacctccaccacctccacctccaccacctccacctccatctCCACCTCCACCACTTGTACCTCCactacctccacctccaccaccaccaccttcacctccacctccaccaccaccttcagctccacctccaccacctccacctccacctccacaccaccttcacctccaccacctccacctccaccaccaccacctccacctccacgtTCATTACCACCTTCAGCACCACCACCACTGA